The following are encoded in a window of Solibacillus sp. FSL R7-0668 genomic DNA:
- a CDS encoding S-layer homology domain-containing protein, with protein MESKKAQKLSKATVATVLAASGVIVAMPQSSSASTFSDVSQYSDYYEPIVDLVNRKIVSGYPDGTFRPNKSITREEAAKMLARTIDVNITNPANPGFKDVRTSDPNYRYIAALASEGIINGYPDGKFHPKEPITRAQMAKILSLGFKLGISTKLNHGFKDVPSNNPNAYFIQTLYDLNITKGVTAIKFDPFNTVTRAQMATFIWRAEKADRGTPVYEVGDIIGDQIYINGVAHTIASHLRSILNASNKNMLKGAYIEGDFTGNKINNMTKLTINASGTSSRLLAMDGDYTSFAGELVVNGSYLRFKNINFTGRVEIAEAPRRSLAEFAGVRVAGISTFAGFIDWTPPTSNGDDGSLNPDEDETLVDKPDPSKPETKYKDRMPNLKKYVDFESAELRQVYVTANHAFLKADSDIDRLYVQGEISNFELYANANAMYVDTDFNTTIYGSHDIKYAYKNSLKNVYLRSDATYDYYYVTAGNGYTNLGEFAYISNAVIPVKETVNDVFDDFETDEPNIGYIEDEDGKEVSRDPVGDNEVSDKTQPIITQLDVKAGGTVADVTMTANEDGTYYYVVRPSSEKAPSISEIKTGGFKFNGSGPITMDEQVKFQVTGLETKTEYTIYAIVIDDADNVSEKKSVDFTTIDNSPPRFTLQPGAKQPGGKRFEVKFTRISEPGTIYYYVRQKGSSGVDPTFEDIMKKYTGTVLVTKPEDLPEMIRQVGADPNKSAVLPNTTYEVFAIMVDKTDNRSNLVEKIEVKTEAPDTTHPYVNNTELVLEGNTVSNDGYFYLTVNEELDKESAENIDNYVLSGTGIVNISGQKEIKPSEVVYSNKRIRLKIPSVTALVNGDTIRVTVLPGVKDLAENPFESTETAPNGNPPRNYAIYNHLDPLAPTLKIDKVENSPTDNKFLVNVITNKAGTYYYMILENGYFDREGKNGITPRDFVDEFDSETITGKFDTDTKKDYLAKGSGSAELGKIKLPPISRPDGVSEFKDYSIYILLKDRSGKISIWDQKTLITDTKPPLTKEYKIESPKTGTDKYKNETASITFNADEAGTLHVAAIPKYKKDVPPNNKNYIWNKDSAGNSYFDTTTGKLNTNRSDISVIYDMMYDNATRLKNFKDFAQKAGKYVDKGYEAGNPTVDIEGLDPHMEYMFLMGVEDTYGNFTIRQLSDNPPPISSDEPNGALIVKDFYTDGVQPHIAKDGIIVREGQLDNADSTFTITFNEAIMRQNGISNPANFNKPLDKSEIKLEDILTIAGDAGDITSKFIVENYIYEADTTKSSKLIIKAKDGLNTANTTFNVTMKANKEKAYDYVNHNTFDISKIGKYIYRVLSSDFTEITQVGPGLTPSSSYKVIAVFDLTSTDPNFAINENLTYYYASYSKAMQSYVMGLTPDKIVDIANSSVAIDQALNRGKGTVLATGGRANIPLEHSTGFYKDDYIVIVLEDKYGNRLHGYQKVGYSRP; from the coding sequence ATGGAATCGAAAAAAGCACAAAAGCTTTCAAAGGCAACCGTGGCTACTGTTTTGGCAGCAAGTGGTGTCATCGTAGCAATGCCACAGTCATCGAGTGCCAGCACATTTAGTGATGTCAGCCAATATTCAGATTATTATGAGCCGATTGTCGATTTAGTGAATCGCAAAATTGTGAGTGGCTATCCAGACGGTACATTCAGACCTAATAAATCCATCACGCGTGAAGAGGCAGCAAAAATGCTTGCACGCACGATTGATGTCAATATAACAAACCCAGCCAATCCAGGCTTTAAGGATGTCAGAACGAGCGATCCCAACTATCGCTATATCGCAGCACTTGCATCAGAGGGAATTATTAATGGCTATCCGGACGGGAAATTCCATCCGAAAGAGCCGATTACCCGCGCGCAAATGGCCAAAATTTTGTCGTTAGGCTTCAAATTAGGGATTTCGACAAAGTTAAATCATGGCTTTAAGGATGTGCCGAGCAACAATCCAAATGCGTACTTTATTCAAACGCTGTATGATTTGAATATTACAAAAGGGGTCACAGCCATCAAATTCGACCCATTCAATACCGTTACCCGCGCGCAAATGGCGACGTTTATTTGGCGTGCAGAAAAGGCCGACCGTGGTACACCCGTCTATGAGGTTGGCGATATCATCGGGGACCAAATCTACATAAACGGTGTTGCGCATACCATTGCCAGTCATCTTCGCAGTATTTTAAATGCCTCGAACAAAAATATGTTAAAGGGCGCTTATATTGAGGGCGATTTTACGGGCAATAAAATTAATAACATGACGAAGCTAACGATTAATGCAAGCGGTACGTCCTCACGCCTACTTGCGATGGATGGCGACTATACATCCTTTGCGGGCGAGCTTGTTGTTAATGGCAGCTATTTGCGCTTCAAGAATATTAATTTTACAGGGCGAGTAGAGATTGCAGAGGCTCCGCGCCGTTCGTTAGCGGAATTCGCAGGTGTTCGTGTAGCGGGCATTTCAACTTTTGCGGGCTTTATTGATTGGACGCCACCAACGAGTAATGGCGATGACGGCTCGTTAAATCCAGATGAGGACGAGACGTTAGTGGATAAGCCAGACCCGTCGAAGCCGGAGACGAAATACAAGGATCGTATGCCGAATCTAAAGAAATATGTCGATTTTGAAAGCGCGGAGTTACGTCAAGTGTATGTAACGGCCAATCATGCGTTTTTAAAGGCGGATAGCGATATTGACCGCCTATATGTACAGGGAGAAATCTCGAATTTTGAGCTTTATGCCAATGCCAATGCGATGTATGTGGATACAGATTTCAATACTACAATTTACGGGTCACATGATATTAAGTATGCGTACAAAAACTCGCTGAAAAACGTGTATCTAAGATCGGATGCAACGTACGATTATTACTACGTTACAGCGGGTAATGGCTATACCAATCTTGGGGAATTTGCCTATATTTCAAACGCCGTTATTCCGGTAAAGGAAACGGTGAATGATGTATTCGACGATTTCGAAACAGATGAACCAAATATTGGATATATTGAAGACGAGGACGGGAAAGAAGTTTCGCGTGATCCTGTTGGCGATAATGAGGTATCGGACAAAACACAGCCAATTATTACACAGCTAGATGTCAAGGCTGGTGGTACCGTGGCAGATGTGACGATGACAGCCAATGAAGATGGTACGTACTACTATGTGGTAAGACCGTCCAGCGAAAAGGCACCGTCGATTAGTGAGATTAAAACAGGTGGCTTCAAGTTCAATGGCAGTGGCCCGATCACGATGGATGAGCAAGTGAAATTCCAAGTAACTGGCTTAGAAACGAAGACGGAATACACGATTTACGCCATCGTAATTGATGATGCAGACAATGTATCGGAGAAGAAGTCTGTTGATTTCACGACGATTGACAATAGCCCACCACGCTTTACATTACAGCCGGGTGCCAAACAGCCAGGCGGTAAGCGTTTTGAGGTGAAGTTCACTAGAATTAGCGAGCCCGGAACGATTTACTACTATGTCCGACAAAAGGGCTCATCAGGTGTAGACCCAACGTTTGAGGACATCATGAAAAAGTATACAGGCACTGTCTTGGTGACAAAGCCAGAAGACCTACCAGAAATGATTCGACAAGTCGGTGCAGATCCAAATAAAAGCGCTGTTCTGCCAAATACAACCTATGAAGTCTTTGCCATCATGGTCGACAAAACCGATAACCGCTCGAATTTGGTGGAGAAGATAGAGGTTAAGACGGAAGCGCCTGATACGACTCATCCATATGTTAATAATACGGAGTTAGTATTAGAAGGAAATACAGTTTCTAATGATGGCTATTTCTATTTGACAGTAAATGAGGAATTAGACAAGGAAAGTGCTGAGAATATAGATAATTATGTGTTATCAGGTACCGGTATTGTTAACATTTCAGGGCAAAAGGAAATTAAACCGAGTGAAGTTGTTTATTCAAATAAACGAATTCGCTTAAAAATCCCTTCTGTTACGGCATTAGTAAATGGAGATACGATTCGAGTAACAGTACTACCTGGAGTAAAAGATTTAGCTGAGAATCCATTTGAAAGTACAGAAACAGCGCCAAATGGAAATCCACCGCGAAATTATGCTATATATAATCATTTAGATCCGTTAGCGCCAACCTTAAAGATTGATAAGGTTGAAAACTCGCCAACAGATAATAAATTTTTAGTGAATGTAATAACAAATAAAGCTGGTACGTACTACTACATGATTTTGGAAAATGGCTATTTTGATCGGGAAGGTAAAAACGGTATTACACCTCGTGACTTTGTTGATGAATTTGATTCGGAGACGATAACTGGTAAATTCGATACGGATACAAAAAAGGATTATTTAGCAAAAGGCTCGGGCTCTGCTGAATTAGGTAAAATTAAACTACCGCCGATTTCGCGACCAGATGGTGTAAGTGAGTTTAAAGATTACTCGATTTATATTTTATTAAAAGACCGTTCAGGTAAAATTTCGATTTGGGATCAAAAAACATTAATTACGGACACGAAACCGCCTTTAACGAAAGAATATAAAATTGAATCGCCTAAAACAGGTACGGATAAATATAAAAATGAAACAGCATCTATTACATTTAATGCGGATGAAGCAGGAACACTTCATGTAGCGGCGATTCCAAAATACAAAAAGGATGTGCCTCCAAATAATAAAAATTATATTTGGAACAAAGATTCAGCAGGTAATAGTTATTTTGATACGACTACAGGGAAATTAAATACAAATCGTTCAGACATTAGTGTTATTTATGACATGATGTATGATAATGCAACTCGTTTAAAAAACTTTAAGGACTTTGCACAAAAGGCTGGGAAATATGTTGATAAAGGGTATGAAGCTGGAAATCCTACTGTTGATATTGAAGGTCTAGATCCACATATGGAATATATGTTCTTAATGGGTGTAGAAGATACGTACGGGAACTTTACAATTCGCCAACTAAGTGATAACCCACCGCCAATCTCTTCGGATGAGCCAAACGGTGCGTTGATTGTAAAAGATTTTTATACCGACGGGGTGCAGCCGCATATTGCTAAGGATGGCATTATTGTTCGTGAAGGCCAATTAGATAATGCGGATAGTACATTTACGATCACATTTAACGAAGCTATTATGCGACAAAATGGTATTTCAAATCCTGCAAACTTTAATAAACCGTTAGATAAATCTGAAATTAAGTTAGAGGATATTTTAACTATTGCAGGTGATGCAGGTGATATTACATCTAAATTCATTGTTGAAAATTATATTTATGAAGCAGATACTACTAAATCATCTAAATTAATTATTAAAGCAAAAGATGGATTAAATACGGCAAATACAACATTTAATGTAACAATGAAAGCTAATAAAGAAAAAGCATACGACTATGTGAATCATAATACATTTGATATTAGCAAAATTGGTAAATACATTTATCGAGTACTTTCTTCAGACTTTACGGAAATTACACAAGTTGGTCCAGGCTTAACACCATCATCAAGTTATAAAGTAATTGCTGTCTTTGATTTAACGTCAACAGATCCAAACTTTGCGATTAATGAAAATCTAACATACTATTATGCAAGTTATTCTAAGGCAATGCAGTCATATGTTATGGGATTAACACCAGATAAGATTGTTGATATAGCAAATTCAAGCGTTGCCATTGATCAGGCGTTAAATAGAGGTAAAGGTACTGTTTTAGCTACTGGGGGTCGAGCAAACATCCCACTAGAACATTCTACTGGTTTCTATAAAGACGATTACATTGTAATTGTACTTGAGGATAAATATGGAAATAGGTTGCACGGATATCAAAAGGTAGGGTATTCTAGACCATAA
- a CDS encoding protein-export chaperone SecB, whose translation MSESNFIVNDDFESDKQDEIPYDLSVEAFLGLTEQEILLVYIHINIFENSKEKNYPFEISLKVQGRFDTDDLVVDIDDTEQEKLCIQKGLQELYPYIKSYVLNLTSMGGFPPLTLPNLNYSNVVKKED comes from the coding sequence GTGAGTGAGTCTAATTTTATTGTAAATGATGATTTTGAATCAGATAAACAAGATGAAATTCCTTATGACCTAAGCGTTGAAGCATTTTTAGGTTTAACTGAACAAGAAATTTTGTTGGTTTATATTCACATTAATATTTTTGAAAATAGTAAAGAAAAAAATTATCCATTTGAAATTTCATTAAAAGTTCAGGGACGTTTTGACACAGACGATTTGGTTGTAGATATAGATGATACAGAACAAGAAAAATTATGTATCCAAAAAGGATTGCAAGAACTTTATCCATATATTAAAAGTTATGTTTTAAATTTAACAAGTATGGGCGGTTTCCCTCCACTTACATTACCTAATTTAAATTATTCGAACGTGGTAAAAAAAGAAGACTAG
- a CDS encoding IS4 family transposase: MPLQIVETTGLKHDGPIGVELEDKRFIIVADRAYFSIEKADRYATTKQDFVIRLKENIQLNRKKSLKRNVDEGSNIIADFTCTLGTVQNETKNRHRVVEFLDYEGEIVRVVTNLRDVTAEEIAGMYKQRWAIESFFRWIKQNLNVPVLFGTTKNAVFSQLFAAMIAYVLLKFMHTEGQKKTHCKPLSFVSFARKLRAKTLSIEWRFGLKEILAFHYDLNQIRTG, translated from the coding sequence ATGCCCCTTCAAATCGTTGAAACAACTGGGTTAAAGCACGATGGTCCAATCGGTGTTGAACTCGAAGATAAGCGCTTCATTATAGTCGCAGATCGTGCCTATTTTTCAATTGAAAAGGCGGATCGATATGCGACAACGAAACAAGATTTTGTCATTCGTTTAAAAGAGAATATCCAATTAAATCGCAAAAAATCGTTAAAAAGAAACGTTGATGAAGGCTCAAATATCATCGCTGATTTCACTTGTACACTTGGCACAGTTCAAAATGAAACGAAAAACCGCCATCGTGTTGTTGAATTTCTAGATTATGAAGGCGAAATTGTACGTGTTGTCACGAATCTTCGCGATGTAACTGCAGAAGAAATCGCTGGAATGTACAAACAACGCTGGGCAATTGAATCTTTTTTCCGCTGGATTAAGCAAAACTTAAATGTGCCAGTGTTATTTGGCACGACTAAAAATGCGGTATTCAGTCAGCTTTTTGCGGCTATGATTGCCTACGTCTTATTAAAATTTATGCATACTGAAGGTCAAAAGAAAACTCACTGTAAACCCTTATCTTTTGTTAGTTTTGCACGTAAGTTACGCGCAAAAACCTTGTCAATTGAGTGGCGTTTTGGACTAAAAGAAATCCTCGCGTTTCATTATGATTTAAATCAAATACGTACTGGATGA
- a CDS encoding S-layer homology domain-containing protein has product MKKLFICVLLAVAFFCVDSSVKAATFKDVTKSNSHYDTILYLADKKTISGYSDGTFKPNNPVTNRQVAVMIIRALNVDTQNAKAPSYKDVSKKDAAYLAIAKATELGIFPDGSSFKPDAEITRDSMARVLSNAYQLKASTDNTWYSDVPDTYWAAQYIYNLSENNIASGYSDHTYRPKEKVTRAQFSSFLARAIEEKYRPTNTVAHPFKSLKVQQSVTPLSKSILAAYKGAEPGSIREFSYDGGKYAAMEFNESLYAYDFTTNKLVANLDRHFEAFQTKNEIVYVENDFRTIKTYNIDTKKTDIFVAHDKLDRNTVSLSENGRYLKFRTSQKNELFVYDRKNKDLINVPARIIETKVDNPWDGDTFYFWGYTESNFKKSPWSGGGMVEVGTNQGIWS; this is encoded by the coding sequence ATGAAGAAATTGTTTATCTGTGTATTATTAGCAGTAGCATTTTTTTGTGTGGACAGCTCTGTAAAGGCTGCTACATTTAAAGATGTGACTAAATCCAATTCGCATTATGATACGATTTTATATTTGGCGGATAAAAAAACTATTAGTGGTTATAGCGATGGAACGTTTAAACCAAATAATCCAGTAACTAATCGCCAGGTGGCAGTGATGATTATTCGGGCGTTAAACGTTGATACGCAAAATGCTAAAGCGCCTAGCTATAAAGATGTTTCGAAAAAGGATGCAGCGTATTTAGCAATCGCAAAGGCCACAGAACTAGGTATTTTTCCAGATGGCTCAAGCTTTAAACCTGATGCTGAAATTACGCGTGATTCAATGGCAAGGGTGTTAAGTAATGCCTATCAATTAAAAGCGAGTACGGATAATACATGGTATAGTGATGTGCCGGATACATATTGGGCAGCACAATATATTTATAATCTTTCTGAAAATAATATCGCGTCAGGGTATAGTGATCATACATATAGACCAAAAGAAAAAGTAACACGTGCCCAGTTTTCATCATTTTTGGCACGGGCAATAGAAGAGAAGTATCGCCCGACAAATACAGTGGCACATCCATTTAAAAGTTTAAAAGTACAACAATCTGTAACGCCACTAAGCAAAAGCATTTTAGCCGCTTATAAAGGTGCAGAGCCGGGCTCAATTCGTGAATTCAGTTATGATGGCGGAAAGTACGCAGCGATGGAGTTTAATGAGAGCTTGTATGCGTATGATTTTACGACAAATAAACTCGTTGCAAATTTAGATAGACATTTTGAAGCTTTCCAGACGAAAAATGAGATCGTCTATGTTGAAAATGATTTTCGAACGATAAAAACTTATAATATCGATACAAAAAAAACGGATATTTTTGTTGCACATGATAAATTAGACCGTAATACTGTAAGCTTGTCAGAAAATGGTCGTTATTTAAAATTTAGAACAAGCCAAAAAAATGAATTGTTCGTTTATGACCGTAAAAATAAAGATTTAATCAATGTACCAGCTCGTATTATTGAAACCAAAGTAGATAACCCATGGGATGGCGATACTTTTTATTTCTGGGGTTATACCGAGTCGAATTTTAAGAAAAGTCCTTGGAGCGGTGGCGGTATGGTTGAAGTAGGGACGAACCAAGGTATTTGGTCTTAA
- a CDS encoding IS4 family transposase, with amino-acid sequence MDKDTTKSTLNELLKVLDEKTFLKVVNVSNLDSYIKKLTAYKFLQLFIIAQLNEKSSLKKLAKQLKDTEELHTFIQMDAISSSQLSRKQSCLTPRIFEKVFRHLAVSIQVKMKGNSPFLRDIGKLLVIDSSTMSMSLSQYPWATFRKTKAGVRLHLRVVVTKDVTLPDQAVILPAKHADRTQMNKLIDVDSDAIHLFDRGYTDYRQYDKLCDRGIRFITRLKKNAKIEVLNEQVPDVENNIFSDQEVFLGDEQNRTKMQNTLRLIRTKDSEGNEIIILTSCFDLSAKEIGDLYRYRWKIETFFKWMKQHLRIKSFYGKSQNAVYTQIWIALITYCLQVLLKLKLNHNGPLLDLKETLQNLLFKPFEVFIKALFRAPTRKSKGRKKYDWNREFQHIVRQFHEREVEHLDELTYDPIF; translated from the coding sequence ATGGACAAGGATACCACAAAATCCACATTAAATGAATTGTTAAAAGTACTCGATGAGAAAACATTTTTAAAAGTTGTGAACGTTTCAAATCTCGACTCTTACATTAAAAAGTTGACAGCTTATAAGTTTCTTCAGCTGTTCATCATTGCGCAATTGAATGAAAAAAGTTCGCTTAAAAAATTAGCGAAACAGCTGAAAGATACCGAAGAACTTCATACATTTATTCAAATGGATGCCATTAGTTCGTCGCAGCTTTCGCGTAAACAATCCTGCCTCACCCCTAGAATATTCGAAAAAGTCTTTCGCCATCTCGCCGTTTCCATTCAGGTGAAAATGAAAGGAAACTCACCGTTTCTTCGTGATATTGGGAAATTACTTGTCATCGATTCTTCTACGATGTCGATGAGTCTAAGCCAATATCCTTGGGCAACGTTTCGAAAAACAAAGGCAGGCGTTCGTCTACATTTGCGCGTGGTTGTCACAAAAGATGTGACACTTCCTGATCAAGCGGTCATTTTACCAGCGAAACACGCAGATCGCACGCAAATGAACAAGTTAATTGATGTCGATTCCGATGCGATTCATCTGTTTGACCGAGGCTATACGGACTATCGACAATACGATAAACTCTGCGATCGAGGAATTCGTTTTATCACACGACTGAAGAAAAATGCAAAAATCGAAGTGTTGAATGAACAAGTCCCAGACGTTGAAAATAACATCTTTTCTGATCAAGAAGTCTTTCTAGGTGATGAGCAGAACCGAACGAAAATGCAGAATACACTACGTTTAATTCGAACGAAGGACAGTGAAGGGAATGAAATTATCATTCTTACAAGTTGTTTCGATTTATCGGCGAAAGAAATTGGTGACCTCTATCGCTATCGTTGGAAAATCGAAACGTTTTTTAAATGGATGAAACAACATCTAAGAATCAAAAGCTTCTACGGAAAAAGTCAAAACGCTGTGTATACACAAATTTGGATCGCCTTAATTACGTATTGCTTACAGGTATTATTAAAACTGAAATTGAACCATAATGGACCTCTTTTAGACTTAAAAGAAACGCTCCAAAATCTACTCTTTAAGCCATTTGAAGTATTTATAAAAGCGCTATTTAGGGCGCCAACCAGAAAATCAAAAGGACGGAAAAAGTACGATTGGAACAGAGAATTTCAGCACATCGTCAGACAGTTCCACGAAAGAGAGGTGGAACATCTGGACGAATTAACGTATGATCCAATTTTCTAA